In the Deferribacter desulfuricans SSM1 genome, CAGACATGAGCTAGCAGAAAAAGAAAAAAAGGAAATTGAAATTTTATCAAAATATTTACCTGAGCAATTAAGTGAAGAAGAATTAAAAAAAATCATCGCTGAAGAAATAAATAAATTTGAATCGAAAGATAAAAAATTCTTTGGGCAGGTTATGAAAAATGTTATGGCTAAAGTAAAAGGTAGAGCTGATGGAAAAATAGTTAATAAATTAGTTAGCGAGGCTTTCGATGGGGATAATTGATATAGTTTTACTCATCATTATTGGTGTCTTCGCCATAAAAGGTTTATTTAGAGGACTAATTGGAGAAGTATTTGGAATTTTAGGCTTAATACTTGGTTATTTACTTGCATATCAATATTACCAATTAACTGCTAAATTTGCCTCTGCTTTAGGATTTAACAAATCTGTTTCCGATGTTGTGGGGTTTGTAATCACATTCATCATTATATATACAATCATTATTATTATCTCTATTATATTAAAAAAGTTTTTTAAAAAGATTCAACTTGGATGGGCAGACAAATTAGGTGGATTTCTATTTGGTGCTTTAAAATCATCCATCATACTTGCACTTGCTTTATCTTTTTTGGTAAAAACACTTCCACCATCATTCAAACTTAATAAAGATTTACACAAATCACCTGTCGCTAAAAACCTTTTGAAAATTACTCCTTACGTTTTTGACTATTTAAATAAACTACCAAAAGAGAAAAAAAGAAACCCTTTTAGAAATATAAGATTTTGATGATAAACACTCAGCAACTCGAATTTGAAATATACAAAGATTTAATTAAAAAAAAGTTTATATCTTCTTTTTCTATCAAGTATCTTGAAAATTTAAAACCGTATCAGGTTTCAAATAAAATTATCGAAACACAGCAATATATTAACGAAATACTCAATTTTTTAGCAGCAGAATCTATAAAAATAGAAAATGATAGCGATTATTTTTCATTTTATAACAAACTGATGGATCCTTACGAATCTTTTACATCGAAGGATCTTGTAATATTCAAAAATTTTCACACTTATTTAAGAGATATAAAAAAGATACTTACCGAAAGCAAACAGATAAACAAACTAAAGAATATCCTAAAAGAGATATATACCTTTTCAAATTTAACTCAAGAAATTAATGAGAAAATTGGCAATGATGGAACAGTAAAATCAAATGCAACAGCTGAGCTTGCAAAAATCAGAAAAGATATACAAAGCGTTAGTAAGCAACTGGATACAATATTAAAAAAAATATTGTATGGGAAAAACTCAGACAAATTCATACAAGAGAGAACTATAGTTATTAGAAATGATAGATTTGTCATACCTTGTAAACCAAACTTTAGACAGTTTTTAAACGGAATAATTCACGATTTATCAAAAACTGCTCAAACTGTTTTTGTAGAACCATCAGAAACTGTAGAGCTTAACAATAAATATCAATCACTAAAAATAGCAGAAGATGAAGAAATTAGAAAAATTATCAACGAAAGTATCACTAAAATAAAATCTCATAGATTAGAATTAAGTAATACCATTTCAAACTATGAAAAACTTATTTTCTTTTTAGAGTATGCACTTTTTGTTAAAGATTTTGATATTACATTCCCAGAAATAAACGATAATATAAAGTTTAAAAAGATACACCATCCCATAATTTTTCTACATAAAAAAGAGGGCTCTATACCAATTGATATAGAATTTGAAAATAATAAAAATTTAATAGTGATAAGTGGACCCAATACAGGAGGGAAGACAGCCGCACTTAAATCGCTTGGGTTGAATCATATTTTAGCTATGTGTGGTCTACCACTATTTGGGCAATATGCAGAAGTAAAAATCTTTAAAAATATTCTTGCAGATATTGGTGATAATCAATCATTGATAATGGATTTAAGCACATTTTCTTCACACATGGTTAATATAAAAAAAATAATAGAGTCATCTGATAATAATTCGTTAATTTTATTGGATGAGCTTGGCACAGGCACAGATCCAAAAGAAGGGGCAATATTAGCTGTAGCAATTTTAAAATATCTTGTAGATAAAGGTGGATATATTGCAGTTACCACTCATTTTAATGAAGTAAAAGAATTTGCTTTAAAAAACAGTTTTGCAGAAAATTATGCTGTTGATTTCGACTATGAAACATTTACACCAAAATACAACCTTTTAAAAGGTGTTTTAGGTAAATCAGATCCAATCTTAATAGCAAAAAAACTAAAATTTAACCCAGAGGTTATAGAAATTGCTGAAAAATTATTAAAAGAAAAAAAAGGTTCTATAGAATTTGAAATAGAAAAAATCAACGAAATAAAATTGGAAACAGAATTACTAAAAAAATCGTTAGAAAATAAAAAAGCAGAACTTGAAGAAAAAGAAAAACAATTAGAAGAAAAAATCAAAGAATTTAACAATAAACTACAGCAAAAAGAAGAAAAGCTGTTGGAAGAAGCTTTTACTCTATTACAAAAAGGAAAAAATCTAATAAAAAATAGTAAACAATATTCTCCAAATGAAATTGATAAGGATTTAAAAATTGTCAGTAAAAAGTTGAATAAAATAAAAGAAAAAAAACCTAAAATAACAGATATTAAAATAGGTGATAAAATCCTTTTGGAAAAATATAATAAAATAGCTGAAATTTTGGAAATAAAGAAAGATACTGTTTACGTAAATCTTGAAGGGATTAAAATAGAATTGAAAAAATCTGATCTCATTGGAGAAAAGATAAAGAATAAAACTTTTAATAAAAAACTTGATATAAAGAGTGATGTAAAAAAAGACACATCTTGGGAAATCAATGTCATAGGTAAAAGAGCCGATGAAGCGTTAAGTGAGGTAGATAAATTTATAGATAAAGCCGTACTCTCTGGAGTAAACAGTGTATATATTATTCATGGTAGAGGGACAGGGATATTGAAAAACATTATCAGAGATTTTTTAAAAAATGACCCACGAGTAAAAAGTTTTAGAGCTGGGACTTTTCACGAAGGAGGAGATGCTGTAACTGTAGTAGAATTTTGATGGGAGCTACTCATGAGAAAAGTAATATTAATAGCAATTTTCATAATTTTATTACTATCTATTGTAAAACTTTTCTTACCCAAAAAACAATCAAATGAAATTTTTGTAAATGGTAGGATAGAAGCTGATATAGTTGATATATCCCCAAAAATCCCCGGAGAAGTGATTAAAGTTTACTTTGATGAAGGGGATTCAGTAAAAAAAGGGGATTTATTGGCTGAAATTGATAGAAGAGAGTTATTGGAAAAATTAAACCAATTAAAATCACAAAAAAATCAAATAACAAATTTAATAAAAGCTAAAACTAAAGAATTACAATCTCTAAAAATAAAGCATGAGCAAACAAATATAAAAAAAGAAAAAGCTGAAAAGGAGCTTTCTATAGCTATTAAAGTGGCTGAAAATAATTTAAATATTGCCAAAGAAAAAATTTCTATTATCGAAAATAAGATTTCTGTAGCCAAACAGCAACTTCAAAAAATAAAAAACGACTTGTCACGATACAAAAAGCTTTACAACGAAGGGGGGATATCAAAATCTAAGTTTGAAGAAATATCCTTAAAATTTGAAGAAATTGACAAACAATATAACACTTTGCTTAAGGAAAAGGATGTAGCCATAAATAATTATGAAAATGCAAAAAAGAATTTAGAAAATACAAAACTGAAAGATAAGGATATATCAATATTAGAAAAAGAGCTAATGAATATAAAAACAGCAATTTCTGCTAAAGAGTATGAACTGGATATAACAAAAAACAGATTAAACGAAATAAACCATATCATTTCACAAACTAAAATAAAATTAGATGATACATTCATAAAATCCCCAATAAATGGGATTATTATGACAAAATCAATTGAAGAAGGGGAAATTGCAACAAATCTCACAACACTTTTTTCAATTTATGACCCAGAAAAAATCTATTTCAAAGGTTATTTCCCAGAAAAATATTTAAGTAAGATAAAAATTGGTGATAAGGCCTCAGTTTTTATAGATGGCCAAGACAAACCCTTTAAGGCAGTTATAAGCTATATCAGCAGTAAAGCAGAATTTACTCCTAAAGAAATTCAATCTAAAGATGAAAGAGTCAAACAAGTCTTTGCTATAAAGGCCTATTTTGAAAATTCAAGTGAATATTTAAAGCCGGGTATGCCTGCTGACCTTATCATTAACTTAGAAAAGTAATGATAGTTAAATTAGAAAACATCTCTAAACACTATAAAAAAACAAATTTTACATTAAACAAAATTAATTTAGAATTAGGAAAAAGTGAGATATTAGGTGTTATCGGTCCAGATGGTGCTGGAAAATCAACTCTTCTAAAAATTATTGCAAACATAACCGATTTTGATGATGGAAATTTAATCGTATTAGGAAACAACATTTCACCAAAAAAAAATTACGACCACCTAAAAGATAAAATCGCCTACATGCCCCAGGGGCTTGGTTTAAATCTTTATCAAAGATTGAGTGTCGAAGAAAATATTAATTTTTTTGCAAACCTTAAAGGGTTAGATACAAAAGAAATAGAAGATAGAAAAAATAAGCTTTTAGAAATTACCGGTTTAAGTAAGTTTAAAGACAGAAAAGCAATTAATTTATCTGGTGGAATGAAACAAAAACTGGGTATTTGTTGCTCGCTAATTCATAAACCAGAATTAATAATATTAGATGAACCCACAATTGGAGTAGATCCTATATCTAGAAGAGAGCTATGGGATCTCTTTATGGAATTTGTTAATATTGAAAATCTTTCAATAATCATATCCACATCATACATGGATGAAGCCGAAAGATGTGATAAGGTACTTTTTTTATTAGATGGAAATACTAATTTTTATGGCAAAATAGACAATTCTCTTTTTGAAAAAGTATACGTTTATGAAGATAATCTACAAAACCTAAAAAATATCGACCATTATTACAAGCAGTATAAAGGTTGCAGGTTAAAAAGAGGCAAAATCCGCTTTGTTTATTTTAATAAAATAAATAAAAAATTAAAAGAACCATATTTTGAAGATGTAATTATGTCAAAACTAAATACAAAATATTTAAATATTTATTTCAAACCATTGGATATTGATGTTCCGTATGATAATATAATTGAATTAAAAGGTATATCAAAGGCATTTGGAGAGTTTTATGCATTGAAAAACATTACTTTCGATGTAAAAAAGGGGGAAATATTTGGACTTTTAGGACCAAATGGTGCTGGAAAAACTACACTTTTAAAAATACTCACTGGTCTTTACAAACAATCCGAAGGTTCTTTTAAAATTTTAGGAAAAGAGAGTATTAAAAATTTAAAAAAGCAGATAGGTTATATGTCTCAAAAATTCTCTTTATACTCTGATTTAACTGTAAAAGAGAATATCGAATACTATTCCAAAATCTATGATGTTAAAAATTTACATCTCTTTGAAGAAATAATAAATACAATTGGTTTAAACACATATCTAAATCATCTTGTAAAAGATTTACCTCTTGGTTTTAAACAGAGACTTGCTTTAATATGTTCAATTATTCATTTACCACCAATAGTTTTTCTGGACGAACCAACATCTGGTGTTGACCCTGTAGAAAGGGATGTTTTTTGGCAACTTATATTCAAACTTGCAGAATCAGGAATTACTTTAATTGTAACAACTCATTATATGAGTGAGGCTGAAAACTGTGACAGAGTAGCTCTTATTTCAAATGGCCAACTCGTCGCCGTAGATAACCCAACCAATTTAAAAAATAAACTAATACATGATGCAGGGTCTGTTTATGAAATAACAGATAAAAATTATTTCGATATCTACAGTAACCTAAAAGTAAACGGATACAACGTTTCGCTTTATGGAAGAAAAATTAGAGTTTTTTCAAAAACTGAAAGTTTTAAACATTTGTTACCTAAAAGTAGTATAGTAAAGGGAAGTGAGCCTTATATGGAGGATGTTTTTGTCTACTACACAAAATAAATTTTTAAAAAAAATAAAAGCTATTTATCTCAAAGAATTAAAAGAGTTAAAAAGAGACAAAATCTCTAGAATCATAGTCTTTGTGGTTCCCTTTGTAATGATGATAATTTTTGGATACGGAATGGCTTTAGATGTAAAACATATCCCTTTTACAGTATTAGATGAAGACAAAACCTCATTAAGTAGAGAATTAATCTATAAGTTTATAAACAATAAAGAGTATTTCAATTTTTATAAATACTCTAATAGTCAAAATGAAATAATAAACTTAATTGACAAAAATATTATTAGATTTGGCTTAGTTATCCCATCAAACTTTACAGAAAGATTGAAAAACCGTAAGACTGCCAAAGTGCAAGTATTAATAGATGGAGTTTTCCCTTACCGTGCTGATGTGATCAAATCTTATGTTACATCCATGATTAACAGTTTCACATTAGAAATAAATAATATAGATTTATCAAGCAACTTAAAAATAAATGTAAGATACTGGTTTAATGAAAATTTAGAAAATATAAAACTCACAACAAGTGGTTTACTAGCGATTATACTATTTATAAATCCTGCTATTTTTGCATCTTTACTTATTGTAAAAGAGAAAGAGTATGGTTCTATATACAATATTTATACATCATCAATTTCAAAATTTGAGTATCTATTTGGTAAACAGCTTTTTGCAGTATCGGTATCCATCATAAATTTTATTGTCGAATTTTTATTAATAAAATATCTTTTTGGTATCCCTTTTAAAGGGAATTTGCCACTGTTTATATTGTCCACCTTTTTGTATATCCTTGTCTCTACCAGTCTTGGATTATTGATGTCAACATTTTTAAAAACACAAGTTTCTGCTATTGTGGGTATATCAGTCATTGCAATTATTCCTGCTTTTTTATATTCAGGTTATTTGGTGCCTGTGAGCTCCATGAGCAAAGAGGCTTTCATTCAAGCACACATTTACCCTACATTTTATTATATGAACATTATAAAAATGAATTATCTAAAAGGGGTTAATATTAACCTTTATACTTTAAATAGTATAATTTTATTAGTTTTTTATATTATACTATTTTCGCTAACATATTTGCTATTTAAAAAGAAAGAACGATGAAGTTTTTATATTTGGTAAAAAAAGAGCTTTTACTATTTGTAAGAAACAAGGGGTTGCTGCTATTTGTTTTGTATCTTTTTACAGGGGATATTTACATAGCAGCAAACGGAATCGACCTAAGTTTAAAACATGCCAAATTTTATACATTAGATTATGATATGAGCTATGAGTCAAGAGATATTGTTTCAAAGTTAGTCCCTCCATGGTTTGATTTTAAAGGTTATATAACTGATTCAAAAGAGATTGAATCTTATTTGATGAGGGATAAAGCTGTTGGGATTATTGTAATACCAGAAGATTTCAGTGAAAAACTAAAAGAAAATAAGCTCGATCTAGCATTTTTTTTAAATGG is a window encoding:
- a CDS encoding endonuclease MutS2, whose translation is MINTQQLEFEIYKDLIKKKFISSFSIKYLENLKPYQVSNKIIETQQYINEILNFLAAESIKIENDSDYFSFYNKLMDPYESFTSKDLVIFKNFHTYLRDIKKILTESKQINKLKNILKEIYTFSNLTQEINEKIGNDGTVKSNATAELAKIRKDIQSVSKQLDTILKKILYGKNSDKFIQERTIVIRNDRFVIPCKPNFRQFLNGIIHDLSKTAQTVFVEPSETVELNNKYQSLKIAEDEEIRKIINESITKIKSHRLELSNTISNYEKLIFFLEYALFVKDFDITFPEINDNIKFKKIHHPIIFLHKKEGSIPIDIEFENNKNLIVISGPNTGGKTAALKSLGLNHILAMCGLPLFGQYAEVKIFKNILADIGDNQSLIMDLSTFSSHMVNIKKIIESSDNNSLILLDELGTGTDPKEGAILAVAILKYLVDKGGYIAVTTHFNEVKEFALKNSFAENYAVDFDYETFTPKYNLLKGVLGKSDPILIAKKLKFNPEVIEIAEKLLKEKKGSIEFEIEKINEIKLETELLKKSLENKKAELEEKEKQLEEKIKEFNNKLQQKEEKLLEEAFTLLQKGKNLIKNSKQYSPNEIDKDLKIVSKKLNKIKEKKPKITDIKIGDKILLEKYNKIAEILEIKKDTVYVNLEGIKIELKKSDLIGEKIKNKTFNKKLDIKSDVKKDTSWEINVIGKRADEALSEVDKFIDKAVLSGVNSVYIIHGRGTGILKNIIRDFLKNDPRVKSFRAGTFHEGGDAVTVVEF
- a CDS encoding ABC transporter permease; amino-acid sequence: MFLSTTQNKFLKKIKAIYLKELKELKRDKISRIIVFVVPFVMMIIFGYGMALDVKHIPFTVLDEDKTSLSRELIYKFINNKEYFNFYKYSNSQNEIINLIDKNIIRFGLVIPSNFTERLKNRKTAKVQVLIDGVFPYRADVIKSYVTSMINSFTLEINNIDLSSNLKINVRYWFNENLENIKLTTSGLLAIILFINPAIFASLLIVKEKEYGSIYNIYTSSISKFEYLFGKQLFAVSVSIINFIVEFLLIKYLFGIPFKGNLPLFILSTFLYILVSTSLGLLMSTFLKTQVSAIVGISVIAIIPAFLYSGYLVPVSSMSKEAFIQAHIYPTFYYMNIIKMNYLKGVNINLYTLNSIILLVFYIILFSLTYLLFKKKER
- a CDS encoding ATP-binding cassette domain-containing protein — translated: MIVKLENISKHYKKTNFTLNKINLELGKSEILGVIGPDGAGKSTLLKIIANITDFDDGNLIVLGNNISPKKNYDHLKDKIAYMPQGLGLNLYQRLSVEENINFFANLKGLDTKEIEDRKNKLLEITGLSKFKDRKAINLSGGMKQKLGICCSLIHKPELIILDEPTIGVDPISRRELWDLFMEFVNIENLSIIISTSYMDEAERCDKVLFLLDGNTNFYGKIDNSLFEKVYVYEDNLQNLKNIDHYYKQYKGCRLKRGKIRFVYFNKINKKLKEPYFEDVIMSKLNTKYLNIYFKPLDIDVPYDNIIELKGISKAFGEFYALKNITFDVKKGEIFGLLGPNGAGKTTLLKILTGLYKQSEGSFKILGKESIKNLKKQIGYMSQKFSLYSDLTVKENIEYYSKIYDVKNLHLFEEIINTIGLNTYLNHLVKDLPLGFKQRLALICSIIHLPPIVFLDEPTSGVDPVERDVFWQLIFKLAESGITLIVTTHYMSEAENCDRVALISNGQLVAVDNPTNLKNKLIHDAGSVYEITDKNYFDIYSNLKVNGYNVSLYGRKIRVFSKTESFKHLLPKSSIVKGSEPYMEDVFVYYTK
- a CDS encoding HlyD family secretion protein, giving the protein MRKVILIAIFIILLLSIVKLFLPKKQSNEIFVNGRIEADIVDISPKIPGEVIKVYFDEGDSVKKGDLLAEIDRRELLEKLNQLKSQKNQITNLIKAKTKELQSLKIKHEQTNIKKEKAEKELSIAIKVAENNLNIAKEKISIIENKISVAKQQLQKIKNDLSRYKKLYNEGGISKSKFEEISLKFEEIDKQYNTLLKEKDVAINNYENAKKNLENTKLKDKDISILEKELMNIKTAISAKEYELDITKNRLNEINHIISQTKIKLDDTFIKSPINGIIMTKSIEEGEIATNLTTLFSIYDPEKIYFKGYFPEKYLSKIKIGDKASVFIDGQDKPFKAVISYISSKAEFTPKEIQSKDERVKQVFAIKAYFENSSEYLKPGMPADLIINLEK
- a CDS encoding GatB/YqeY domain-containing protein gives rise to the protein MGLKEQILEDMKTYMKEKNSVALGAIRMLRAEIKNAEIEKKGELTDEDVIKVVQSAIKKRKEAAEQYEKANRHELAEKEKKEIEILSKYLPEQLSEEELKKIIAEEINKFESKDKKFFGQVMKNVMAKVKGRADGKIVNKLVSEAFDGDN
- a CDS encoding CvpA family protein yields the protein MGIIDIVLLIIIGVFAIKGLFRGLIGEVFGILGLILGYLLAYQYYQLTAKFASALGFNKSVSDVVGFVITFIIIYTIIIIISIILKKFFKKIQLGWADKLGGFLFGALKSSIILALALSFLVKTLPPSFKLNKDLHKSPVAKNLLKITPYVFDYLNKLPKEKKRNPFRNIRF